The proteins below come from a single Caulobacter flavus genomic window:
- a CDS encoding MaoC family dehydratase has product MGLFLEDLSVGQAAEFSRAVGEADIQAFADVTGDTNPVHLDADYAATTSFGERIAHGMLSAGYISAALGTTLPGPGAVYLSQLLNFKRPVRIGDTVVVKVAVTAIDEAKGRVTLSTTCVVGKKAVVDGEAVVLVPKKGA; this is encoded by the coding sequence ATGGGTCTCTTTCTCGAGGACTTGAGCGTCGGCCAGGCCGCCGAGTTCAGCCGCGCCGTGGGCGAAGCCGACATCCAGGCCTTCGCCGACGTCACCGGCGACACCAATCCGGTCCATCTCGACGCCGACTACGCCGCCACGACCAGCTTCGGCGAGCGCATCGCCCACGGCATGCTGTCGGCCGGCTACATCTCGGCGGCGCTGGGCACCACCCTGCCCGGCCCGGGCGCGGTCTATCTTTCGCAGTTGCTCAACTTTAAGCGGCCGGTGCGTATCGGCGACACCGTGGTGGTCAAGGTCGCCGTCACCGCCATCGACGAGGCCAAGGGCCGCGTGACCCTGTCGACCACCTGCGTCGTCGGCAAGAAGGCCGTGGTCGACGGCGAGGCCGTGGTCCTGGTTCCGAAGAAGGGCGCCTGA
- a CDS encoding acyl-CoA dehydrogenase family protein, translating into MDFDISSRQREFLDRVNAFIEAHVRPAIPTYEAEMDVPADQRWKVVQVLEDLKAKAKAEGLWNFFMPPHSGQTHVDDTFQFEGVQLTNLEYSLIAEQLGKIGFASEVFNCSAPDTGNMEVLMRYGTLAQKERWLRPLMNGQIRSAFLMTEPAVASSDATNIETRIERDGDDYVINGRKWWSSGVGDPRCKVAIVMGKTDPSASTHQQQSQILVPLDAPGIEVVRMLPVFGFDDAPHGHAEVILKDVRVPVEDGLILGEGRGFEIAQGRLGPGRIHHCMRTIGAAEVALEKMVKRLMTRKAFGKYISEHSVWEQRIAEARIDIEMCRLLCLKAADMMDKAGNKAARLEIAMIKVAAPRIALKVIDDAIQAHGGGGVTTDFGLAKLYAGIRTLRLADGPDEVHCRTIARMEYAKYGDLAYAQKAEREAALHVPGIR; encoded by the coding sequence ATGGACTTCGACATCTCTTCTCGCCAGCGGGAATTTCTCGACCGGGTGAACGCCTTCATCGAGGCGCACGTGCGCCCGGCGATCCCGACCTACGAAGCCGAGATGGACGTTCCCGCCGACCAGCGCTGGAAGGTCGTCCAGGTGCTGGAGGACCTGAAGGCCAAGGCCAAGGCCGAAGGGCTGTGGAACTTCTTCATGCCGCCCCACAGCGGCCAGACTCACGTCGACGACACGTTCCAGTTCGAGGGCGTGCAGCTGACCAACCTCGAATACAGCCTGATCGCCGAGCAGCTGGGCAAGATCGGCTTCGCGTCCGAGGTCTTCAACTGCTCGGCGCCCGACACCGGCAACATGGAAGTGCTGATGCGCTACGGCACGCTGGCGCAGAAGGAGCGCTGGCTGCGGCCGCTGATGAACGGGCAGATCCGCTCGGCCTTCCTGATGACCGAACCGGCGGTGGCCAGCTCCGACGCCACCAACATCGAGACCCGTATCGAGCGCGACGGCGACGACTACGTCATCAACGGCCGCAAGTGGTGGTCGTCGGGCGTGGGCGATCCGCGCTGCAAGGTCGCCATCGTCATGGGCAAGACCGATCCGTCCGCCTCCACCCACCAGCAGCAGAGCCAGATCCTGGTGCCGCTTGACGCGCCGGGCATCGAGGTGGTGCGCATGCTGCCGGTGTTCGGTTTCGACGACGCCCCGCACGGCCACGCCGAGGTGATCCTCAAGGATGTGCGCGTGCCGGTCGAAGACGGCCTGATCCTGGGCGAGGGCCGCGGCTTCGAGATCGCGCAGGGCCGCCTTGGTCCCGGCCGCATCCACCACTGCATGCGCACCATCGGCGCGGCGGAAGTGGCGCTGGAGAAGATGGTCAAGCGCCTGATGACCCGGAAGGCCTTCGGCAAGTACATCTCCGAGCACTCGGTGTGGGAGCAGCGCATCGCCGAGGCCCGCATCGACATCGAGATGTGCCGCCTCCTGTGCCTGAAGGCCGCCGACATGATGGACAAGGCCGGCAACAAGGCCGCGCGCCTCGAGATCGCGATGATCAAGGTCGCCGCACCGCGCATCGCCCTGAAGGTGATCGACGACGCCATCCAGGCCCACGGCGGCGGCGGCGTCACCACTGACTTCGGCCTGGCCAAGCTCTATGCCGGCATCCGCACCCTGCGCCTGGCCGACGGTCCCGACGAGGTGCACTGCCGCACCATCGCCCGGATGGAGTACGCCAAGTACGGCGACCTGGCCTACGCCCAGAAGGCCGAGCGTGAGGCGGCTCTGCACGTACCGGGGATCCGGTAA
- a CDS encoding TIGR01459 family HAD-type hydrolase, with translation MIDFPAGLSALTDRYDVVLCDVWGVIHNGVRNFPEACEALERFNADHGPVVLISNAPRPSSDVLAQLDGLKVRREAWSAFVTSGDATRSLLAARAPGKVWKIGPERDEPLYAGLGLEGAGCEAADFICCTGLFDDENETAEDYRGQLQVAADRGLVFICANPDRVVQRGDKLIFCAGALADLYEELGGQVVMAGKPYAAIYDLALAEAERLKGGPVDRSRVLCIGDGVITDVLGAENQKLACLFVAKGIHGDKALGPDGLLAPEGVAKLLAAESVGAAHAIADLVW, from the coding sequence ATGATCGACTTTCCCGCCGGCCTTTCCGCCCTGACCGACCGCTACGACGTGGTGCTCTGCGACGTCTGGGGCGTCATCCACAACGGGGTGCGCAACTTCCCCGAGGCCTGCGAGGCGCTGGAACGCTTCAACGCCGATCACGGCCCCGTGGTGCTGATCTCGAACGCGCCGCGTCCTTCCAGCGACGTGCTGGCCCAGCTGGACGGCCTGAAGGTGCGGCGCGAGGCCTGGAGCGCCTTCGTCACCAGCGGCGACGCCACCCGCTCGCTGCTGGCCGCCCGGGCCCCGGGCAAGGTCTGGAAGATCGGCCCCGAGCGCGACGAGCCACTGTACGCGGGCCTCGGCCTCGAAGGCGCCGGCTGCGAGGCGGCCGACTTCATCTGCTGCACCGGCCTGTTCGACGACGAGAACGAGACCGCCGAGGACTATCGCGGCCAGCTGCAGGTGGCCGCCGACCGCGGCCTCGTCTTCATCTGCGCCAACCCCGACCGCGTCGTGCAGCGCGGCGACAAGCTGATCTTCTGCGCCGGCGCCCTGGCCGATCTCTATGAAGAGCTCGGCGGCCAGGTGGTGATGGCCGGCAAGCCCTATGCCGCGATCTACGATCTGGCCCTGGCCGAGGCCGAGCGCCTGAAGGGCGGACCGGTCGATCGCTCGCGCGTGCTGTGCATCGGCGACGGCGTCATCACCGACGTGCTGGGCGCCGAGAACCAGAAGCTGGCCTGCCTGTTCGTCGCCAAGGGCATCCACGGCGACAAGGCCCTGGGCCCCGACGGCCTGCTGGCCCCCGAGGGCGTGGCCAAGCTGCTGGCCGCCGAAAGCGTCGGCGCTGCGCACGCCATCGCCGATCTGGTCTGGTGA
- a CDS encoding bifunctional riboflavin kinase/FAD synthetase: MRLKIVHGWKDLSPEEKGAAVALGNFDGVHRGHQQVIAEAAKAARELKVPLGVVTFDPHPRRLFRPTEPAFRLMTIEQQARLLSDLGVDFLYLLPFDFEMATLDDRAFAERVLHQGLGIRHVAVGFDISFGKGRTGSPQAMKAYGEELGFSVSVAEPVANRDGEKFSSTGVREALRAGHPEEAARILGRPFAIEGVVRRGQQLGRQLGFPTANVEIVDYVVPKLGVYATRTRLPDGRVIPGVANLGNNPTTGEVETRLETWLFDFDEDLYGQVIETQLIAFLRPELKFDSIELMIDQIRCDETQARAIVAPGF; encoded by the coding sequence GTGCGCCTGAAGATCGTCCACGGCTGGAAGGATCTCTCCCCCGAGGAGAAGGGCGCGGCCGTGGCCCTGGGCAATTTCGACGGCGTCCATCGCGGGCACCAGCAGGTGATCGCCGAGGCCGCCAAGGCCGCGCGCGAGCTGAAGGTTCCGCTGGGCGTTGTCACCTTCGACCCGCACCCGCGCCGCCTGTTCCGCCCGACCGAGCCGGCGTTCCGGCTGATGACCATCGAGCAGCAGGCCCGCCTGCTGAGCGACCTGGGCGTCGACTTCCTGTACCTGCTGCCGTTCGACTTCGAGATGGCCACCCTGGACGACCGCGCCTTCGCCGAGCGCGTGCTGCACCAGGGCCTGGGCATCAGGCACGTGGCCGTCGGCTTCGACATCTCGTTCGGCAAAGGTCGCACGGGCAGCCCGCAGGCGATGAAGGCCTACGGCGAGGAGTTGGGTTTCTCGGTATCGGTGGCCGAGCCGGTCGCCAACCGCGACGGCGAGAAGTTCTCGTCCACCGGCGTGCGCGAGGCGCTGCGCGCCGGCCATCCGGAGGAAGCCGCCCGCATCCTGGGCCGCCCCTTCGCCATCGAGGGCGTGGTGCGCCGCGGCCAGCAGCTGGGTCGCCAGCTGGGCTTTCCCACCGCCAATGTCGAGATCGTCGACTACGTGGTGCCCAAGCTGGGCGTCTACGCCACCCGCACCCGCCTGCCCGACGGCCGGGTGATCCCGGGCGTGGCCAACCTCGGCAACAACCCGACCACCGGCGAGGTCGAGACCCGCCTGGAGACCTGGCTGTTCGACTTCGACGAGGACCTCTACGGCCAGGTCATCGAGACCCAGCTGATCGCCTTCCTGCGCCCCGAGCTGAAGTTCGACAGCATCGAGCTGATGATCGACCAGATCCGCTGCGACGAGACCCAGGCCCGCGCGATCGTGGCGCCGGGGTTCTGA
- a CDS encoding GNAT family N-acetyltransferase — protein sequence MNLTIKPLEGRYVRLEPITQDLRDELRGAIDCDPASWEIMSVNGCGEGFEDWWGALLGESDRGERVGFAIRRKSDGKIVGTSSYLNIRRLHKGLEIGSTFLHPDARSGPVNPESKRLLLGHAFDAGVIRVEFMIDVRNARSQAAVEKLGASKEGVLRSHKITWTGHVRDTAVFSITDFDWPGVKQRLEFRLSEDFV from the coding sequence ATGAACCTGACCATCAAGCCCCTCGAAGGCCGCTACGTCCGGCTGGAACCGATCACCCAGGATCTGCGCGACGAACTGCGCGGCGCCATCGACTGCGATCCCGCCAGCTGGGAGATCATGTCGGTCAACGGCTGCGGCGAGGGCTTCGAGGACTGGTGGGGCGCGCTGCTGGGCGAAAGCGACCGGGGCGAGCGCGTCGGCTTCGCCATCCGCCGCAAGTCGGACGGCAAGATCGTCGGCACCTCCAGCTACCTCAACATCCGCCGCCTGCACAAAGGCCTCGAGATCGGCTCGACCTTCCTGCATCCCGACGCGCGCTCAGGCCCGGTGAACCCGGAATCCAAGCGCCTGCTGCTGGGCCACGCCTTCGACGCCGGCGTCATCCGCGTCGAGTTCATGATCGACGTGCGCAACGCCCGCAGCCAGGCTGCGGTCGAGAAGCTGGGCGCCTCCAAGGAAGGCGTGCTGCGCAGCCACAAGATCACCTGGACCGGCCACGTGCGCGACACGGCCGTGTTCTCGATCACCGATTTCGACTGGCCGGGCGTCAAGCAGCGCCTGGAGTTCCGTCTCAGCGAAGACTTCGTCTGA